TTGTACTGAAAATTGTGTAACTCACCCTGGTTTTTGTTGTACTGAAGTTTAGGCAGCTGAGCAATAATAAAAAGGAAGTTGATAATGGGGAAGTAAGCGAGGCGCTTTGTAGTGATGTAGATCTGtgtaaagaagaaaagcaggctAAACATGAACATCTGCTAATCTATAaccaaacaaagcagaaaacagcTTGCATTTGTGGTGGTCATTGAAGTTTAAAAGACTCATTTCGAGTGTCACTGGAACAAGGCTAACTGATTGCGTGGGAAGAAATGCCTATTCTGTTCAAACCTTGTTGAGAGGGTTGTGAATGCCAGCAGCCTCCAGATATGCAGTGATCTCGTACAGAAGAGTGTTGTCCTCTTTAGGATAAGGCAGAGATGGGTCCTGGTAATGGGCCTCAATGTCTGCCAGCAGAGACCTGGCAAGACCATAATTAGAGTgagaataaaagaataaaaagtatgagtaaaacaaacataaaccaCTGTTGATTTTTCAGCTTATACGGATGCAATCAGCAGGAACCTTCATCATTAAAGTCATACAGAGAAGTACTTGAGGTAACTAATAGAAATACATAAAGAACAATTTAGTGAGACTATGGTAAGAACAGACTGACTTGTTGAGGTTTTCCAGTGCAGCACCCAAGTGTTTGGAGTCAAACTTGCAGGAGTAGTTAAGCTCATTAGCAATCTGCTGTCTGAGAATCTGCATCTGACCAACCTACAACAAACACATGCATTCAAAATGATTTCAATGTCTTCATCAGAAAATTGTTACAATCAAGAGCAAACATAAgagatttatttatgtttattttctattCACTAACATGACAATATGGAGCAGTACCTTCATGATGGCTTCCAGATATGTGCCCCAGATCTTCTGGGATTTGGCCACAGCACTGCTGTAGACTTTGCTGGCATTAGCTACAGCAACAAACACAATGATGAGAtttgcacaaagaaaaaaaaaaaatctggaagtTTGTAGATTTCTCTAAAATGAATACCTACCCACAATGCCTTGGACTGGGTTGACAGCACTGAGCAAAGTTCTGAAGACCTCCACCACAGATTTGTCCTTCAGAATGTTCTTCTGAAGCATGATCAGGAAGTTCTGGTGAGACAAACACATACATAACTACATTCTGGTAGCCATACTATGTGCACTGAAGATATTACAAAGACTGACATGATTTCAGGGTTTAAGTTTTGTTACTCTGAAtgacatctttctttttttttttttttgtgggagaTCAATACCTGAAGTTCCTTGACAATCATGAAGCAGAGCAGGCGATCCAGTCCGTTGAGGCCAAACGTACCCAGGGTGCTTTGGATCTCAGAGAACAGCCTGTTGTTAGTCACCTCCTGGTGGCTCTTCAGGTCGTACCAGGTGTTCATCTGGTCCATGTAGCATGTTACCCTGTAGAAAGAACCAGTTTATAACTGCATGACCAAAAATTTTCTTCTACATCCTCAGATTTAAACTCAGTTGTTCAGGAAATTTCAGTAACTTCTATTTCACATCCACAGTTATATCTGCTAAGACATACTTGGGATCAGTGATTCGGAGGATCTCTCTGCAGAGACGACCAATGAAGGTGGCAGACTCATCCACAGAGGGAAACTTGGGAATGGGGATGTGGGTGGACTGGTGCACGCTCTGCCAGTCCTGGATCTGAAAAGAAGCAAGAAACAAACTTATGAGCCAACTGCTATTACTGACAAACAGCCAAACAACTAAGGCGCTTCTTATTGATCAGTCAGGGACAAACTGCTCACAGTGCACTATTCAGGGAAGCGGAAAAAGCATGTTAAGCTTGACCTTGGTTCTGAGAAAACTGTTGCACTCCTGTTCCACATTGTAGTTGATGATGCGGGACACTTCCTCCTGCCAGATTTTAAGGCCATAAATGCTGACATAGTCCTGGATGTATTCAAACGATCTATAGAAGCCATCCATGGTGGCAGCCATCTCCTTCAACTTGGGCATCAGTTCACTGGGCTGAAACAGTTAAATATTGcactcttaattttttttttaccgctATTAATCTTCATTTTCACATGGAAAATTAACATGGACACTAGTTAACACAACCAAATATGTCACAAACTTGAACTTGATTAATAACCCATAGCATACCACTATCACTGCAGACAGATGCGGTGTCTCACCTTAGCCTTTGGATTGAAGATTAAGCCTTTGTGCAATGCATAAGCCACCCTCTTCACCAGCTCCTTTCTGATGCCATCCTCCAGAAGCTGCTTAGGATCCACCTAAAATATCAGTGTGTTAATAAAGCAAAACTGTGCTGCACCAAATCCCCGCCTGTCAACAAAAGTGTATTAATCTTCTAGAAGATAGAAATCTTTTCTCAAAGTTCAGAAACTTTAATCATCACATTTACCTTGATGATCCCAACGAGAGTAGTCTTCATCATCAAGATGCCCTCGGTGAAAATAGAGATGTCATGAGTGAGTTTTGCcacctgtaaacacacagagcagaaagaTGTTTTGGCACAAGTATCTGAAAAATCAGAAAAGCTAATTCTGCAATCATTGTTATAAAAACAGATGACAGCTAGACATTTAGTTTGCTttccagtttaaaaaacaaattccaCTCTATAACAATCCTATTTAATTTCAAGGCATTGGACTGCATTTCCAAATATGActtcaaaaaatttaaaaagtaacttcaGAACTTCACACTCTAATTAATCCAATTCAAGTAAGTCTGCTGGCACAATCTGTTTCCATATCACGCTTCCTTTTCCAATTTGTATTTCACATCAAAAGCTGCGAACAGATTGAAAAATGTTAGCATGATTGCCTCTGACTCCCATACAGCTGATGAGGCGAGatcaaaacagaacaaaatgagcCGTCTTATctagctttttttcattttatacaagctctgaagatttttttttttctttctgtcagtgACATTCTGAACAACACCCTAGGAGAAAGAGACAGTTTCATGCACAACAGTTTCTCTTACTTCATATCGAGCCCCCAGCTGGGCGTAGTCCTTTAGTTTGTCCTTATCCAGCCGTGTGGGCACCTCCATGATGTCATGGATCTGAAGTTTGATGATTTTGGCCAGAGAGGTAAACATGCTCTCTGGGATAATTTGCAGCACCTGGAAGCAAGATAAAACACCCAAACTCATTAATAACATGACTATAATGTATGTTTGGGTTTTGAAGATTGAATATTCAAGACTGGTCCTAAAAACCAGACTGTCTACAATGCCGTATCAGATCAACGATCTCAAGTATGGCTATGAGGAACAAACCTTCCAGCATAAAGTAACGCAGCATGTGCCTGGGGTCACCGAAGGTTAACATCATTTTAAGGTACAGATGCACTAAGCACTTCTTTTTGGGTACATTTGCCAAACAGATGGTTTTTAGAAAAATCCATCATTCCTGCAGCTGTTATTCCACTGATACTGAAAAATAGTCTGCAGCATGCAGAGCTCATTTGTTAATGTTATGTTATGAAACTACCCACTACAAGAATATTAGTCCACTCTGATGTGAAAAAATTGAAGGAGCAGCTTTTGTAAGAGCCCAAGTGAAAAAATACTGCATTATACACCACCTTTCTGACATAAGACACCAACTCTCCAGAGTAGAACTGTGAAACACTCAGCAGGTCAGCACTGTTGGCCTGGTTGATACGCAGCAATGGAAGATCCAATGCAGATGCCAgctggtcacacacacacacacacacacacacacacacacacacacacacacacacacacacacacacacacacacacacacacacacacacgcacacaaaataataatttttaaatcacagGTAACATTTCTCCATACTGAGACAAAGTGATGGGAGAAAATTTACTAATTCTTGTTTTAGTAAATTTGTGGGGACAAATAGGAGTGGGAATCATAGAGTAACTCATGATCCAATAATATCACGAGATGTTGCTATAGTGATTCTGCAATACTTTATATTTCACAAGATATTCACCTATGATATATCAAAGAAATTGAAGGAGGAAAAATAACTCTAATAGGCTAAATAATGAGTGCTACCACAATGAGTCATGAAGTAGTGACTCTGGTAAGTCAAACTGGCGGGGGGAagctgtttaattaaaaatattgatattcaGCGCCATGTTGACAATCATATTGCAAGAGAAAGCAATAGGATATATTGTTAGAGATATATTTTGTCCCACACCTAGACATAAACAGGCCCTCACCTTCAGAAATGTAGCTCTGAGTTTAGTAACCATGGATGGGTTGACTCTGATGCTCTCCTGCATAATGGATGTAAAGCTGCAAAACAAAGCATAAGTCACgggggaaaaacaaatgaaatcatctacaccaacaaagcaaaaacacaagtgAATTAAATCAAAGCCAAAACACGTGCAGTACTGTGGTTTTAGGATGGTTTGCAATATAGAAAGATAAACAAAATGAGTTGCTGCTGTCTTTTGCAGACCAAGTGAACTGCACTGCAAGTGCTGCTCTAAGATTCACTTAACTCATGATAAAATTAAGTAATACTGTATCCATAAATGACACCAATTAAACTAATCACTCTGCACTGGCACTATTTTGTTTGCCAGTAAGTAAATACCTGTCAATTATCTGCCATGCATAGGACAGATCTCCAACTATCTGCATGGTGATAAGGACTTCTTCTTTGATATTGATTGTGCGGATCATTTGGTGCATGAACTTCCTGGTGTCAGCCAGGAACTGACAAACTTGCAGGTTAGACTCCAGCTGGTGGAATTCCTGAACCTGAAGACCAAAGGGAATCATTTTATAGGCACAGGCTGGCAGGTTTACTttcttgattaattaattaattaaaaaaaataaataataataataatttttataattttgccGACCCCTATGGAAGAACAACAAAGGGAACAGTTTAGGCTCAAAGGAGAGTGTTTGGTGGCCAGGCCTTAGCCCATGGTGCCCGGCCGGGCACAACccgaagaggagacatgggcccacccttCTGTaagcccaccacccacaggaggcgttgtaagggtcgggtgcaatgtgtgttgggcggtggccacgggcggaggccctggtggaccaatCCCTGGTTATTGGGACAcagaatgtcacctctctggtggggaaggagcctgagctattgtgtgaggttgagagatactgacTAGATAAAGTCAGGCTCACTTTAAAGCATGGCCTGGGCTGTGGAACCAGtgtcctggagaggggctggacaataagtcagacttgtttcctgtgggtgttggactctgccagggttgccctttgtcactgatacTGCATATGCAGTGATGTGcatgctgcactggtctgttgtggtaaagagagagctgagagtgaaagcaaagctggtgatttactggtcaatctacccTACCCTCCCTACCCTCCTATGGtcaccaaaagaatgagattgcggacacaagcagaggaaatgagcttcttcctaagggtggctggcctctcctttagAGCTAGGATGAGGAGCAcagtcatttgagaggggctcaCAATAGAGCCACTAAtcttccacatcgaaaggagtcaATTGAGGTAGTCtaacatctgactaggatgcctcctggatatCTCTTgcgtgaggtgttccgggcatgtcctactaggAGGAGGCcatggggcagacccaggacacactggagagatatctctcagctggcctggaaaTGTCTCTGTGTCCCCCTGGATgacctggaggaggtggctggggagagagaggtctgggcttctcggCTTATGCTGCTACCCCTGTGatccagccccagataagcagaaaaagatggctggatggatggttgaTTAAGTTTGTATTGGTATTCATTAAATTTCTCACAATTATCAACAGCTTTATATAAACATATTCCAAGCTTTTGTACCAAATTCTGTTTGTTCCATTTCTATATTTATAACATATGGTGGTGGGATAGACAGCAGAAAATGAGGGCATTGCAATCCACTGAGCCAACAAAACATCCCTGTTACATAATCCTTTGTCTATATGCATTTAATAGGAGTTAAACTGTGAAACACTGTTCTTGGATTTACTTGTTATCTACGAATGAAGTTAAGGCAATCAAAATGGAGTATCAGCACCACTGTCATGTTAGACTGATCTAATCTGAAAATGTAAAGCTATGCTGAAATATAATTATCGTGCTCACCTCTACAAGAGCCTGTATCAATTGGACCgtcttcctcccagcagctgtagaGTCCTCATAGTTCAAAGACTCAATCTGCTTTGAGATTTCCCTGAACCAAGCCTGTAAGTTCTCTGTGAAGGACAGTAAAAGTGTGTTGTACAAGCAGATAAAATGTTACCAAAGTATTTCACAAGTGGCAGTTACGCTAGAGGTAAGTATGACTGATATAAATTTAATCCTCCGCTCCCGGCATGTGTacctttaatacattttttccaTCTTGTTTCCCTGCCTCAACATTTCCATCTGAATGCCTTCAAGCTTAAAATCATTTAAGAATTTGTGTCCCACCACTGAAATAATCCATGACAGTCAAAGTAAGAAATGCTGCATGGCTGAAACTCCTGTAGTCAGAATtgcttttttttgctctgtatgTAATTCTTCACCTTATCCGGCCTCACAGTGTAACTCACCATTTTTCTCCACCCTGGTAAGAGGTTTGACACCAGAGAAGACTTCAGCCAGCTCAGTCATTCGCTCTGATCCCTCCTTCTTGTAGCTCTCCCATTTGATCTGCTTCTCTGACAGCATCTGCTTGAACATCTGGAAGAAGAATAGCACAGATGCTAAGCTGATGAGGGAGGATTAGTCAGATGAGATACGTAATTAGAACATTAAATTTGTGTCCCTTCCAAATGATACACTGGCTAGCCATATGCTACCTGACAGTAAGCTAACAGGCAACCAGGGGGACACACCTAACAAGAGCTACAGTTGGACAGATCACTTTGAAATTATTAAGGAATTCGTTTGTCATCTttgctcttttaaaaaaaacttttaaaaaatgactttttcactttttttccccccaaggaTCATTTAGATTTTGTAATACTGATGAAAAACTCACCTCTTTGAGTGTGAACTCAAACTGAGCTGTGTCGAGCAGTAGCTGGAAAAGGATCTTGGGGTTGTACTTGGAGTCATTAAGCACCTGGTCTTTGATCTGACGAAGACGCTTGTTGTTTAGATCATAGGCTACAGGACAAACGGTGACTGATTACAAATCAATCTGCTATTTTCACCAACATCACCATTTTAAATGTAAGTCCAAACTTGGACATATGGGTGTCACTGGACATTTACTCTATGAAAAGGTAAATTCATACAGGTACACTGAAATTAAGgctcaaaatacatgaaaaataacacattaaTTTCTGACTGTTCCTTGACTTTGCCCATACAGTCACGTGAAAAAGGAaactcctgtgaaaaactaaatacaccctCACAGCTTTAATAGCcagatgctgctaatcaaatgcacttggtTAACTGATCATtaacattactgtacttgtgattattaatttacatttgcatttaagaacattttttctttaaaaaatattttaccatGGCCTGTAAATATAATGAaaggctttatttttatttatttatttattttgacagaTGTATGCAGTTAACCATTTAAAACACTACAATTTCAAAAATGAATCCCAATGAGCAGTTCTTTTTAAAagacctgtgttttttttctttagaataTGTATTATTGCTCATTAATAAGACAAAGGTATTTCTTATTCGAATGCttgattaatcgatggaataatccatagaatactcgattactaaaataattcatagttgcagccctagtgaaCACAACACTacaaccttcccaggagtggacatcccagtaaATTCACCCCGAGGccagaccgtgcaatgctcagagaagatttttaaaaataaataactatatCTAAGGCCTCAGTAAGCAtgttaaaggacaaaaaaatgtCACTTCCCCAAAAAATGCTGTATAATTATAGGGcaagagagagtgagacagaatGTGTCTGCGTGTGAGTCCAGCTCAGGTGGAGAAGAGGCTGCAAATGGACAGACTACAGTCTTTGTATGTAAACGTCCCACATTTGCAGCTGGTGCTTCTAactcttctctttctgtctgtgcaaaaaaaaaaaaaaaagtaacattgCCTCCTGCTCTTACATTTACTGATGAGAGAGGGGCCTGGAGCAGCACCCTGCAGATTTGAGTTGATTCAttttttgacctgtttgacaGGCCAAAATAAGCAGCCCCACATaagcctgcagttcctctataTCCACATCTGCGACTGAGCGTCTCCCATGCAGATTTGTCATGGCCACAATTTACTGCGGGGTTTCATCCACCAGCAGCAGTGCAAAGCTAGACATCGGGTAAGAATCAAACGTCTGGCTGCTGGGACACAGCAGAGCACTGCAGTATTTGTGGGAGACCaaattttgttttccatttttgaaGTCCatcccactagggtttaatcccgggatccgggattcccgggaaatgcgatcagaaccatttcccgtttcccgggaaacgttagacgggaaaccgggaaaaaaattccgatttgactttcagaaagaaaagaaagcttcagaatgttaaatttaaggaaatattgagagaagggttcgtttaatgcgaaaagcattactcttcatttcaggcacgttcagcctccgtttaaggcttcagccttcatctcaagcgttttaatagaggtattacacagttgtacttttttcctctttaatttgttgaaatcgtagccaatgtgtttaccctaaggtattttgtattatataattttatattattatatattgttatattgcattatatagcctataaaatatgcctgccctgaacaataaagaaatatctgtttaacttcgagtgtttcttttcctcgtttgcagccgcttactaacaatcatgaattaggatacgggcctaatgtgtgaagaaattatcatgaaatagatactttaacatatttcgcttttaaaatggagttgagtaaactgtatattttttaggctataaggattggccagtttttcaaaagacgattcacagcgaacctactttaaccctcagacacggtgttataaatttgctgttgtcagaatggcaatgaccaagtcgtggtgcattactcaaggccctgtgttatgccatattatagtgtagtacagtagttaacttttcaatgactattacagcgttccactggtggagatatagcacaacagatgtcgccacgacagcgtggctgagcctttatcaatgctgtggagatgaaccgtattgttttgcaccagcagttgtaaaatatcttggtataattccatgtacaatggaggaatattcgaattatatttgttaagggagtgttgaggaacgatacaacaccgcatagctcgagcactcgaatgtccagatgtaggttttattgcgttaatcaagccgacgttaccccctactgggcataacaggacatagctggaaagctacctctaca
This window of the Archocentrus centrarchus isolate MPI-CPG fArcCen1 chromosome 16, fArcCen1, whole genome shotgun sequence genome carries:
- the washc5 gene encoding WASH complex subunit 5 — its product is MVDFLADNNLCGQAILRIVSRGNAIIAELLRLSDFIPSVFRLKDKSDQQKYGDIVCDFSYFKGAEYYEGKLEAKPELQDLDEEFRENNIEILSRFYLAFESVHKYIVDLNRYLDDLHEGVYIQQTLETVLLNEDGKQLLCEALYLYGVMLLVIDQKIEGEVRERMLVSYYRYSAARSSADSNLDDICKLLRSTGYSSQPGAKRPANYPESYFQRVPISATFISMVIGRLRSDDIYNQVSAYPLPEHRSTALANQAAMLYVCLFFSPSILHTQQAKMREIVDKYFPDNWVISIYMGITVNLVEAWEPYKAAKTALNYTLDSANIKEQATRYAASVDSLRPQVQQLLKEGFLREEIILDNIPKLLNCLRDCNVAIRWLMLHSAESAYDLNNKRLRQIKDQVLNDSKYNPKILFQLLLDTAQFEFTLKEMFKQMLSEKQIKWESYKKEGSERMTELAEVFSGVKPLTRVEKNENLQAWFREISKQIESLNYEDSTAAGRKTVQLIQALVEVQEFHQLESNLQVCQFLADTRKFMHQMIRTINIKEEVLITMQIVGDLSYAWQIIDSFTSIMQESIRVNPSMVTKLRATFLKLASALDLPLLRINQANSADLLSVSQFYSGELVSYVRKVLQIIPESMFTSLAKIIKLQIHDIMEVPTRLDKDKLKDYAQLGARYEVAKLTHDISIFTEGILMMKTTLVGIIKVDPKQLLEDGIRKELVKRVAYALHKGLIFNPKAKPSELMPKLKEMAATMDGFYRSFEYIQDYVSIYGLKIWQEEVSRIINYNVEQECNSFLRTKIQDWQSVHQSTHIPIPKFPSVDESATFIGRLCREILRITDPKVTCYMDQMNTWYDLKSHQEVTNNRLFSEIQSTLGTFGLNGLDRLLCFMIVKELQNFLIMLQKNILKDKSVVEVFRTLLSAVNPVQGIVANASKVYSSAVAKSQKIWGTYLEAIMKVGQMQILRQQIANELNYSCKFDSKHLGAALENLNKSLLADIEAHYQDPSLPYPKEDNTLLYEITAYLEAAGIHNPLNKIYITTKRLAYFPIINFLFIIAQLPKLQYNKNQGMTCRKATDPVDWPPLVLGLLTLLKQFHSRYTQQFLAHIGQFIRSIMEQCTSQKIPDMPSDVVGALMFLEDYVKYSKLSRKVAEAHVPSYIFDEFRTIL